In Lewinellaceae bacterium, a single window of DNA contains:
- a CDS encoding DUF1572 family protein, whose translation MEKQTQLNYLESVRRLFQYYKKLGEQAMAQLTEAELKVQPEPESNNLATIVRHLRGNMLSRWTDFLTSDGEKPWRNRDTEFEDGLDSRSQVLEAWEEGWACLFGAIEPLKEDDLQRIVYIRNEGHTVLEAINRQLAHYSYHVGQMVFLAKQIKGKEWQSLSIPKGQSQAFNQEKFGQEKGRRHFR comes from the coding sequence ATGGAAAAACAAACCCAACTCAACTACCTGGAGAGCGTTCGTCGTTTGTTCCAATACTACAAAAAACTGGGAGAACAAGCCATGGCCCAGCTTACGGAGGCGGAACTTAAGGTTCAGCCCGAGCCGGAGAGCAACAACCTGGCCACCATCGTCCGCCACCTGCGGGGCAATATGCTTTCCCGCTGGACGGACTTCCTCACTTCCGACGGCGAAAAACCCTGGCGAAACCGCGACACGGAATTCGAAGATGGACTGGACAGCCGAAGCCAGGTGCTGGAGGCCTGGGAAGAGGGCTGGGCCTGCCTGTTCGGCGCCATCGAGCCTCTGAAGGAGGATGATTTGCAGCGCATCGTCTACATCCGCAACGAGGGGCATACCGTCCTGGAAGCCATCAACCGGCAACTGGCTCACTACAGCTACCACGTGGGGCAAATGGTGTTCCTCGCCAAACAGATTAAAGGCAAAGAATGGCAGTCGCTGAGCATTCCCAAAGGGCAGTCTCAGGCGTTCAACCAGGAGAAGTTTGGGCAGGAGAAGGGGCGGAGGCATTTTCGTTGA
- the trkA gene encoding Trk system potassium transporter TrkA has protein sequence MKIVIAGAGDVGFHLAELLAYENKDIVLIDSNQEVLDYAATHLDVMTLRGDSSSIDILEQAEVNRAMLVLAVTTSEKNNLVTAILAKKMGARQAIARVNNQEYLTETERQLFRELGIDSLISPTLLAAEEIYRLIKECSFTDLFEFEEGKINLVGITLDEYSPLSNKLVADIHGIDTDVTLRPIAILRGHRTIIPRGNTILRRNDHIYFITRKDNIDRLINIVGKKKIKAKNVMILGGTSLGMATAKRLENEYNITLIEKDKKRCKELAEQLNNTLVINGDTSNIDLMEEEGLNQMDAFIALTDNSETNIIASLTAKNHGVYKTIAQVENKEYIHISQNIGVDTMINKKLIAANNIFRFIRKGQVEAITSLHGVDAEIIEYVVHKKNQITKKPVKDLHFPTTALIGGVIRGEDTLIPDGDFQLQIDDKVIIFALPEAINKLEQLFR, from the coding sequence ATGAAGATCGTAATAGCGGGAGCAGGAGATGTAGGATTTCATCTGGCGGAATTGCTGGCCTACGAAAACAAGGATATTGTACTGATCGATTCCAACCAGGAAGTCCTGGATTATGCCGCCACTCACCTCGATGTGATGACCTTGCGCGGGGACTCCTCTTCCATCGATATTCTGGAACAGGCGGAGGTCAATCGCGCCATGCTCGTCCTGGCAGTGACCACTTCCGAGAAGAACAACCTGGTGACGGCCATCCTGGCCAAGAAGATGGGCGCCCGGCAGGCGATTGCCCGGGTGAACAACCAGGAGTACCTCACGGAAACGGAACGGCAATTGTTCCGGGAGCTGGGCATTGACTCTCTGATCTCGCCCACGCTGTTGGCCGCAGAAGAAATTTACCGGTTGATCAAGGAATGTTCCTTTACCGACCTCTTCGAATTCGAGGAAGGAAAGATCAACCTCGTCGGCATTACGCTGGATGAGTACTCGCCCCTTTCCAATAAACTGGTGGCCGACATACACGGCATCGACACCGATGTCACCCTGCGCCCCATCGCCATTTTGCGCGGCCATCGGACCATCATCCCCAGGGGCAACACCATTCTGCGCCGAAACGACCATATTTATTTTATTACCCGCAAGGACAATATCGACCGGCTGATCAATATCGTGGGCAAAAAAAAGATCAAGGCAAAAAATGTAATGATCCTGGGTGGCACTTCGCTGGGGATGGCTACCGCCAAAAGGCTGGAAAACGAGTATAATATAACGCTCATCGAAAAGGACAAAAAACGTTGCAAAGAGCTCGCCGAACAGCTCAACAACACCCTGGTCATCAATGGCGACACCAGCAACATCGACCTGATGGAAGAGGAAGGCCTCAACCAGATGGATGCCTTCATCGCCCTTACCGACAACTCGGAGACGAATATTATTGCCAGCCTGACCGCGAAAAACCACGGCGTGTACAAAACCATCGCCCAGGTGGAGAACAAGGAGTACATCCACATCTCCCAGAATATTGGAGTGGACACCATGATCAATAAAAAGCTCATTGCGGCCAACAACATCTTTCGCTTTATCCGCAAAGGGCAGGTAGAGGCCATCACCAGCCTGCACGGCGTCGATGCGGAGATCATCGAATACGTGGTGCACAAAAAGAACCAGATCACCAAAAAGCCGGTGAAAGACCTGCACTTTCCAACAACGGCCCTGATTGGAGGCGTCATTCGCGGTGAGGACACCCTGATCCCGGATGGAGATTTCCAACTGCAGATCGACGATAAAGTGATCATTTTTGCACTGCCGGAAGCCATCAACAAACTCGAACAACTCTTCCGCTAA
- a CDS encoding M48 family metalloprotease, translating to MRKPAFILALKFFTLAFIALQLQSCAVNPVTGKNQLMLLSKDQEIAMGAQSDPEIVAAFGRYDNEDIQKFINDKGQEMARVSHLPNLKYEFKVLDSPVVNAFALPGGYVYFTRGILAHFNNEAEFAGVLGHEIGHITARHSAQQYSRQMLGQVGLMAGIIFSPDFRQYAGLAQQGMGLLFLKFGRDAESESDQLGVEYSTKIGYDAHQMADFFSTLKRLSDQGGQSIPTFLSTHPDPADRHKKVDQLASQWQQKVPESGFDVKRNEYLRMIDGLVYGEDPRQGYVESNTFYHPELKFQFPIPSGWQVNNMPSQVQMAPKDGKALMLMTLAAGNDPSQAADAMLQQYQLTQLSRRNETVNGLRAVSVLAEQANEQTQEVVSILAYLIEYEGRIYQILGMAYKQDFNANTSYFQQTMQGFRKLTDASKINVKPEHIRIERIDNNTNLKAALQAAGVPASRHEELAILNGMELNQPLSRGMLIKVVGK from the coding sequence ATGAGAAAGCCTGCTTTTATCTTAGCCCTGAAGTTCTTCACATTAGCCTTCATCGCCCTTCAACTTCAATCCTGCGCCGTCAATCCGGTGACGGGCAAGAACCAGTTGATGCTCTTGAGCAAAGACCAGGAAATTGCCATGGGCGCGCAGTCCGACCCCGAGATCGTCGCCGCCTTTGGCCGCTATGACAATGAAGACATTCAAAAATTCATCAATGACAAAGGGCAGGAGATGGCGCGGGTCTCTCACCTGCCGAATCTAAAATATGAGTTCAAAGTCCTGGATTCCCCAGTGGTCAATGCTTTCGCTCTGCCCGGCGGTTATGTATATTTTACTCGGGGCATTTTGGCCCACTTCAACAACGAAGCTGAATTTGCCGGGGTTCTTGGCCACGAGATCGGCCACATTACCGCCCGCCACTCTGCCCAGCAATACAGCCGGCAGATGTTGGGGCAGGTAGGCCTGATGGCAGGGATTATTTTTTCTCCGGACTTTCGCCAGTACGCCGGCCTGGCCCAGCAGGGCATGGGGCTGCTTTTCCTGAAATTCGGGCGGGACGCCGAGAGCGAATCCGACCAGCTGGGGGTCGAGTATTCTACCAAAATCGGCTACGATGCCCACCAGATGGCGGATTTTTTCAGCACCCTCAAGCGCCTTAGCGATCAGGGTGGGCAGAGCATTCCCACCTTCCTTTCTACCCACCCCGACCCGGCCGACCGCCATAAAAAGGTGGACCAGCTGGCGTCGCAGTGGCAGCAGAAGGTTCCGGAAAGCGGCTTCGACGTCAAGCGCAACGAATACCTGAGGATGATCGACGGGCTGGTCTACGGGGAGGACCCCCGCCAGGGCTACGTGGAAAGCAATACTTTTTATCACCCGGAATTGAAGTTCCAGTTTCCCATACCTTCCGGTTGGCAGGTCAACAACATGCCTTCCCAGGTGCAGATGGCGCCGAAGGACGGCAAAGCGCTGATGCTGATGACCTTAGCGGCAGGCAATGACCCTTCTCAAGCTGCGGACGCCATGCTGCAGCAGTATCAGCTAACCCAGCTGAGCCGGAGAAATGAAACTGTCAACGGCCTGCGCGCCGTATCGGTGCTGGCCGAGCAGGCCAATGAGCAAACCCAGGAAGTGGTCAGCATCCTGGCTTACCTGATCGAATACGAGGGGCGGATTTATCAAATCCTGGGCATGGCTTACAAGCAGGATTTTAATGCCAACACCAGCTACTTCCAGCAAACGATGCAAGGGTTCCGAAAACTGACGGATGCGTCCAAAATCAACGTCAAACCGGAACACATCCGAATCGAACGCATCGACAACAACACCAACCTGAAGGCAGCCCTGCAGGCTGCCGGCGTGCCCGCCAGCCGCCACGAGGAACTGGCCATCCTCAACGGGATGGAACTCAACCAACCGCTCTCCCGGGGCATGCTGATCAAGGTGGTTGGCAAGTAG
- a CDS encoding GNAT family N-acetyltransferase has translation MEEVATKKIELRNLKLEDYLGLKEAMIKAYSGGGVTHWNKRSINKLLDLFPEGQLCVVVDGKVAACALSIIVDYSKFGDNHNYQKITGNETFSTHDPDGDVLYGIELFVHPKFRGMRLGRRLYDARKELCENLNLRSIVAGGRIPNYKDYSDELTPRQYIQQVKLKEIYDPTLTFQLSNDFHVRKIIKNYLPEDKESKEYATLLEWNNIYYHEEEKLINTPKDVIRVGIVQWQMRLFRNFDALVEQVEYFVDAVSDYQSDFILFPEFFEAPLMADYNHLGEARAIRELAGYTTALRDKFIEFSVSYNVNIITGSMPKIEDDGHLYNVSYLCRRDGTWEKHQKIHITPSERDAWGMVGGDEVKVFDTDCGKVGILICYDVEFPELARIYADQGLQILFVPFLTDTQNGYNRVRLCAQARAIENECYVVIAGAVGNLPRVNNMDINYAQSAIFTPSDFAFPTNAVRAEATPNTEMTVIADVSLELLKELHEFGSVNTLKDRRADLYKVLLKK, from the coding sequence ATGGAAGAAGTAGCCACCAAGAAAATAGAACTGCGAAACCTCAAGCTAGAAGACTACCTGGGCCTCAAAGAAGCGATGATCAAAGCCTATTCAGGAGGCGGGGTCACTCACTGGAATAAAAGGTCGATCAACAAACTGCTGGACCTCTTTCCCGAAGGGCAGCTCTGCGTAGTTGTCGATGGCAAGGTAGCGGCCTGCGCCTTGTCCATCATCGTCGATTATTCCAAATTTGGGGACAACCACAATTACCAGAAAATAACGGGCAATGAAACCTTCAGCACCCACGACCCCGATGGCGACGTGCTGTATGGAATAGAACTTTTCGTTCACCCCAAATTCCGGGGCATGCGCCTGGGCAGGCGCCTGTACGATGCCCGCAAAGAACTCTGCGAAAACCTCAACCTGCGGTCTATCGTCGCCGGCGGCCGCATTCCCAACTACAAGGATTACTCCGACGAACTCACCCCGCGCCAGTACATCCAGCAGGTAAAGCTCAAGGAAATCTACGACCCTACGCTGACCTTCCAGCTGTCCAACGACTTCCATGTGCGGAAGATCATCAAGAACTACCTGCCGGAGGACAAGGAGTCGAAAGAATATGCTACGCTGCTGGAGTGGAACAACATCTATTACCACGAAGAGGAGAAGCTGATCAATACCCCCAAAGACGTCATTCGCGTAGGAATTGTACAATGGCAAATGCGCCTGTTCCGCAATTTCGACGCTCTGGTGGAGCAGGTGGAATACTTCGTAGACGCCGTCAGCGATTATCAGTCTGACTTTATCCTCTTCCCCGAATTTTTCGAGGCGCCCCTGATGGCGGATTACAACCACCTCGGCGAGGCCCGCGCCATCCGCGAGCTGGCAGGCTACACCACCGCCCTGCGGGATAAGTTCATCGAGTTTTCCGTTTCCTATAATGTCAACATCATTACCGGCAGCATGCCCAAGATAGAAGATGACGGCCACCTCTACAATGTATCTTACCTCTGCCGCCGCGACGGCACCTGGGAGAAGCACCAGAAAATCCACATCACGCCCTCGGAGCGCGACGCATGGGGCATGGTCGGCGGCGACGAGGTGAAGGTATTCGATACCGACTGCGGCAAGGTGGGCATCCTCATCTGCTACGACGTGGAATTTCCGGAGCTGGCCCGCATTTACGCCGACCAGGGCCTGCAAATCCTCTTCGTGCCTTTCCTCACCGACACCCAAAACGGCTACAACCGCGTGCGCCTCTGCGCCCAGGCCCGCGCCATCGAAAACGAGTGTTATGTGGTCATTGCCGGCGCGGTGGGCAACCTGCCGCGCGTCAACAACATGGACATCAACTACGCCCAGTCGGCCATCTTTACCCCTTCGGATTTTGCTTTCCCCACCAACGCCGTGCGGGCGGAGGCCACGCCCAATACGGAAATGACCGTTATTGCCGACGTAAGCCTTGAATTGTTGAAGGAATTGCACGAATTCGGCAGCGTCAATACCCTGAAAGACCGGCGGGCCGACCTTTATAAAGTTTTACTAAAAAAGTAA
- a CDS encoding TrkH family potassium uptake protein, translating into MINIRPIIRVIAVLLIIIGGLMFTGLPFSFYFGSGDAMPLFNSGLICVIIGAILWLIRWPGGNDIKKREGYLIVAMGWLSMVSFSMLPYLFSGVIPDVVGAFFESVSGMTTTGASVLNDIESVPKGILYWRSLTQWIGGMGIIVLTVAIFPLLGIGGIELFVAEAPGPTSDKLHPRIQETAKRLWLIYVALTACLTIALLLGGMSFYEAINHAFTTMATGGFSTKNASMAYYDTPAIQYPIAFFMFLAGTNYTVIYFGLKGKFRKVWGSDEFKAYLFIVFLLAAIVTLVVKGQTGLPWEKAFRDSIFQIVSIVTTTGFVSADYTGWSNSLTMLFFVLMFLGASAGSTSGGIKLIRHLVFFKNSFLEFKRILHPRAVVPLKLNGQVVTGRILTHIIIFLLLYLMLFVIGSIIVSAMGLDFLTAIGAVATSLGNVGPGIGEVGPVDNFAWLSPQVKFTLSILMLLGRLELFTILVLFTPYFWKSN; encoded by the coding sequence ATGATCAATATACGCCCCATCATCCGCGTCATTGCAGTCCTTTTGATTATCATTGGCGGGCTGATGTTTACCGGTTTGCCTTTTTCTTTTTACTTCGGCAGCGGCGACGCCATGCCGCTATTCAATTCCGGCCTGATCTGCGTCATTATCGGCGCCATCCTTTGGCTGATCCGCTGGCCGGGGGGCAATGACATCAAAAAACGGGAGGGCTACCTGATTGTGGCCATGGGCTGGCTGTCCATGGTGTCCTTCAGCATGCTGCCCTACCTGTTCAGTGGGGTAATTCCGGATGTGGTAGGGGCCTTCTTTGAGTCCGTTTCCGGAATGACCACCACTGGGGCCTCTGTGCTCAACGACATCGAGTCCGTTCCCAAAGGGATTCTCTACTGGCGGAGCCTCACGCAATGGATCGGAGGCATGGGCATCATCGTGCTCACCGTCGCGATCTTCCCGCTATTGGGCATCGGCGGCATCGAGCTTTTTGTGGCGGAGGCGCCCGGGCCGACCTCCGACAAGCTGCACCCCCGCATTCAGGAGACGGCCAAGCGGCTCTGGTTGATCTACGTGGCCCTTACAGCCTGCCTTACCATTGCGCTTTTACTGGGGGGCATGAGTTTTTACGAAGCGATCAACCACGCTTTCACTACTATGGCCACTGGTGGGTTTTCCACCAAAAACGCAAGCATGGCCTATTACGATACGCCTGCGATCCAGTACCCTATTGCCTTTTTTATGTTCCTGGCGGGCACCAACTATACGGTTATTTACTTTGGGCTGAAAGGCAAGTTCAGGAAAGTGTGGGGCAGCGACGAATTCAAGGCGTATCTTTTTATTGTCTTTTTGCTCGCTGCCATCGTCACACTGGTGGTTAAAGGGCAAACCGGCCTGCCCTGGGAAAAAGCCTTCAGAGACAGTATTTTTCAGATTGTCTCGATCGTTACGACCACGGGGTTCGTATCGGCCGATTATACCGGCTGGAGCAACAGCCTGACCATGCTCTTCTTTGTGTTGATGTTCCTGGGCGCCAGCGCCGGCTCCACCAGCGGAGGCATCAAGCTGATCCGGCATCTTGTGTTTTTTAAGAATTCGTTCCTGGAATTTAAGCGCATACTGCACCCCCGGGCAGTTGTGCCGCTAAAGCTCAACGGGCAGGTAGTCACCGGCCGCATTCTCACTCACATCATTATTTTCCTGCTCCTGTACCTCATGCTTTTCGTCATCGGCTCCATCATCGTGTCTGCTATGGGGCTGGATTTCCTGACCGCGATCGGGGCGGTAGCTACGTCCCTGGGCAATGTAGGCCCGGGTATTGGAGAGGTAGGGCCGGTGGACAATTTCGCCTGGCTGTCGCCGCAGGTGAAGTTTACGCTTTCTATCCTGATGTTGTTGGGCCGGCTGGAGTTGTTTACCATTCTGGTGCTGTTCACGCCTTATTTCTGGAAGTCTAACTGA
- the ppk2 gene encoding polyphosphate kinase 2: MKPGQDEVFDKQVLQHYSVNPAYVHDLYFLQVELLKLQKHIHENGLRLAVIFEGRDTAGKGGAIFRFSQFLNPRHYRVVALGKPSEVEKGQWYFQRYVQELPNAGEIVFFDRSWYNRAVVEPVMGFCTDSQYELFMKQALPFEQMITEDGILLFKFWFSINMEVQRHRIEDRLSDPLKQWKVSPVDLLAQEKWDEFTKYKNIMYERTSMPYSPWVVIKGNIREVARIAAMRYLLYHIDYDEKSPGIELPPPDVLWVHEPGNG, from the coding sequence ATGAAACCCGGACAGGACGAAGTTTTTGACAAGCAAGTGCTGCAGCACTACAGCGTCAACCCGGCTTATGTTCACGACCTGTATTTTCTGCAGGTAGAGTTGCTTAAACTGCAAAAGCACATCCATGAGAACGGCCTGCGCCTGGCCGTCATCTTCGAAGGCAGGGATACGGCGGGCAAAGGCGGGGCCATCTTTCGGTTCTCCCAGTTTCTCAACCCGCGTCACTACAGAGTCGTCGCGCTGGGAAAGCCTTCTGAGGTAGAAAAGGGGCAATGGTATTTCCAGCGCTACGTTCAGGAACTGCCCAATGCCGGGGAGATCGTCTTCTTCGACCGCAGTTGGTACAACCGCGCCGTCGTGGAGCCGGTGATGGGCTTTTGCACCGACAGCCAGTACGAGCTGTTCATGAAGCAGGCGCTGCCGTTCGAACAAATGATCACCGAAGACGGTATTCTACTGTTCAAGTTCTGGTTCTCCATCAATATGGAAGTGCAGCGCCACCGCATCGAGGACCGCCTGTCGGACCCCCTAAAACAGTGGAAAGTCAGCCCGGTCGACTTGCTGGCCCAGGAAAAATGGGACGAATTCACGAAGTACAAAAACATCATGTACGAACGCACCTCTATGCCCTACAGCCCCTGGGTGGTCATCAAAGGCAACATCCGGGAGGTGGCCCGCATTGCGGCCATGCGCTACCTGCTTTACCATATCGATTACGATGAAAAATCTCCGGGGATCGAACTGCCGCCGCCGGATGTGCTGTGGGTGCATGAACCGGGGAATGGGTAG
- a CDS encoding M23 family metallopeptidase, giving the protein MRSTSAILVILLLFSFTFREEMAYPKDFFAPPVTGQMRLSGTFGELRPGHFHAGIDIKGSVGDALLAAAGGYVSRITVAPDGYGKAICLSHSNGYTTIYAHLSHFSPELERYVRSHQYAAESYAVDLRPEPGQFAFEKGAIIGAMGLTGSSFGPHLHFEVRDGGSELAINPLNFGLQVADSRPPFMQRLRLYAVDEQGSSYALKEAVLRGGQAGNFSLAQGDTLYTYAARSGLGLQVFDQQDGAPNRNGIYDLKLFYNDSLAFGFNMEYFRREETGYLNAHLDYAALRENGQYVNRLYRMPGNALSNYPEEEGVIALSPGEAVKVRIKAADIAGNTAALVFWLKRLPGEESKQRPYCNYQLPYDEPSIIQTPSLFLRFPENSLYENLALHYEPVLEDSYGVYSLVHHVHHPNTPVHRSFQIGIRPTLMIPDRLREKAFIAYCTSGGAIVNCGGRWEGEFLETRARSFGAYCILTDDEAPAIEPLNWREDMRGAASMAFRISDNYETAGGVAGLQYRGTIDGHWALFEYDAKNGRLEYFFEEALAPGPHQLRLEVKDAMGNKGVFEKGFNR; this is encoded by the coding sequence ATGCGAAGCACATCCGCCATCCTGGTAATTTTACTGTTGTTTTCCTTTACTTTCCGGGAAGAAATGGCCTATCCCAAGGACTTTTTCGCCCCTCCGGTTACGGGGCAGATGCGCTTGTCGGGCACTTTTGGCGAACTGCGCCCCGGCCACTTCCACGCCGGGATCGATATCAAAGGAAGCGTTGGGGATGCCCTGCTCGCCGCTGCGGGAGGATATGTCTCCCGCATCACGGTTGCTCCGGATGGTTACGGCAAAGCCATTTGCCTTTCTCACTCTAATGGGTATACCACTATTTATGCTCACCTCAGCCACTTCAGCCCGGAGCTGGAGCGCTATGTGCGCAGCCACCAATATGCTGCCGAATCGTATGCGGTGGACCTTCGCCCCGAACCCGGGCAGTTTGCTTTTGAAAAAGGAGCCATCATCGGGGCCATGGGCCTGACCGGCAGCTCGTTCGGGCCCCATCTGCACTTTGAGGTTCGGGACGGCGGCAGCGAACTCGCGATCAACCCTCTGAATTTTGGCCTGCAGGTGGCCGATAGCCGCCCTCCTTTTATGCAACGCCTCCGGCTGTACGCTGTCGATGAACAGGGCAGTTCTTATGCACTGAAAGAGGCCGTCCTTCGGGGAGGGCAGGCCGGCAACTTTAGCCTGGCGCAGGGAGACACCCTCTACACTTATGCTGCCCGGTCGGGCTTGGGGCTGCAAGTGTTCGACCAGCAGGATGGGGCGCCCAACCGCAATGGCATCTACGATTTGAAGCTGTTTTACAACGATTCGCTGGCATTCGGCTTCAATATGGAATACTTCCGGCGGGAGGAAACAGGCTATCTCAATGCCCATCTCGATTATGCGGCGCTTCGGGAAAACGGCCAATACGTCAACCGGCTTTACCGAATGCCGGGCAATGCCCTGTCCAATTATCCGGAAGAAGAGGGCGTCATAGCCCTGTCGCCGGGAGAAGCCGTGAAAGTCCGCATAAAAGCCGCTGATATAGCCGGCAACACAGCGGCCCTGGTTTTTTGGCTGAAACGCCTTCCCGGAGAAGAAAGCAAGCAAAGGCCCTATTGCAATTATCAACTGCCTTACGACGAGCCCAGCATCATTCAAACGCCTTCTCTGTTCCTGCGTTTTCCGGAAAACAGTTTATATGAAAACCTGGCCCTTCACTACGAACCCGTTCTGGAAGATTCTTATGGCGTCTACTCCCTGGTTCACCACGTTCATCACCCCAATACGCCGGTTCACCGCTCCTTCCAGATCGGCATTCGCCCTACCCTGATGATACCGGACCGCCTCCGGGAGAAGGCATTCATTGCTTACTGTACCAGTGGCGGCGCCATCGTCAATTGCGGCGGGCGGTGGGAAGGGGAGTTCCTGGAAACGCGGGCGCGATCCTTCGGCGCCTACTGCATTCTGACGGACGACGAAGCGCCCGCCATCGAACCGCTCAACTGGCGGGAAGACATGCGCGGGGCTGCTTCCATGGCTTTTCGCATCAGCGACAATTACGAGACTGCCGGCGGCGTGGCCGGCCTGCAATACCGGGGAACGATCGATGGCCACTGGGCGCTATTCGAATACGATGCCAAAAACGGGCGGCTGGAATACTTCTTTGAAGAGGCCCTGGCGCCAGGGCCACACCAACTGAGGCTGGAAGTAAAGGATGCCATGGGCAATAAAGGGGTATTTGAAAAGGGGTTCAATCGGTAG
- the mtnA gene encoding S-methyl-5-thioribose-1-phosphate isomerase has translation MQINGKHYRTIWLKEGAEPTVQIIDQRKLPHALVVEGLNTLEDFVAAIRDMHVRGAPLIGATAAYGFYNALYNAPADKRRLGKYIRDVAEQLQNTRPTAINLAHALERVILAIEPAEEIEEMVQLALQTANAITEESIEHCRAIGEHGLEVIQRISKKKKGEPVNILTHCNAGWLACIDYGTATAPIYAAHDAGIPVHVWVDETRPRNQGANITAFELLHQGVPHTVITDNAGGHLMQHGMVDLVIVGSDRTTLRGDVANKIGTYLKALAARDNRVPFYVALPSSSFDWSLNEGLKEIPIEERNPDEVRYVHGWFNGKIYKVLITPQDSRAANYAFDVTPAHLVTGLITERGMCKASRRGIQKLFPEAGK, from the coding sequence ATGCAGATCAACGGTAAACACTACCGAACTATATGGCTCAAAGAAGGAGCAGAGCCGACTGTTCAGATTATCGACCAGCGCAAGCTTCCCCATGCGCTGGTGGTGGAAGGCCTGAATACCCTCGAGGATTTTGTAGCCGCCATCCGCGATATGCACGTGCGGGGGGCTCCTCTGATCGGCGCCACTGCCGCTTATGGGTTTTACAACGCCTTGTACAACGCGCCGGCTGACAAGCGCCGCCTGGGCAAATACATCCGCGATGTCGCCGAACAGTTGCAAAACACCCGCCCTACCGCCATCAACCTGGCTCATGCGCTCGAACGGGTGATCTTGGCCATCGAACCCGCAGAAGAGATAGAGGAAATGGTGCAACTGGCTCTGCAAACAGCCAATGCCATAACCGAAGAAAGCATAGAACACTGCCGGGCCATCGGCGAGCACGGCCTGGAGGTTATCCAACGCATCAGCAAGAAAAAGAAGGGCGAACCCGTCAACATCCTCACTCACTGCAACGCCGGCTGGCTGGCCTGTATCGACTACGGCACCGCCACCGCCCCCATTTACGCCGCTCACGATGCCGGCATCCCCGTCCACGTATGGGTGGATGAAACCCGTCCCCGAAACCAGGGCGCGAACATTACGGCCTTCGAACTCCTTCACCAGGGCGTGCCTCATACCGTCATTACCGACAATGCCGGCGGGCACCTGATGCAACACGGCATGGTCGACCTGGTGATCGTGGGCAGCGACCGCACCACCCTGCGGGGAGATGTGGCCAATAAAATTGGCACCTACCTGAAAGCTTTGGCGGCCAGAGACAACAGAGTGCCTTTTTATGTTGCTCTTCCTTCCTCTTCTTTCGACTGGTCGCTCAATGAGGGCCTCAAGGAAATTCCCATCGAGGAGCGCAATCCCGATGAAGTGAGATACGTGCATGGCTGGTTCAACGGCAAAATCTACAAGGTGCTCATTACCCCTCAGGATAGCCGGGCCGCCAATTATGCCTTCGATGTGACCCCTGCCCACCTGGTGACCGGGCTGATCACCGAACGGGGAATGTGCAAAGCTTCCAGGAGAGGGATACAGAAGTTGTTTCCGGAGGCGGGGAAGTGA
- a CDS encoding low molecular weight phosphotyrosine protein phosphatase, with the protein MKILMVCLGNICRSPLAEGILKNKLLERGLDWTVDSAGTGFWHIGEPPDPRSVSTAKKYGLDISRQRARQIRPADLKEYDLILAMDSSNYQDILRLADNGQQKSKVEMILNYVDPGSNRNVPDPYWNDDGFDQVFRMLEEACDKVIEKHL; encoded by the coding sequence ATGAAAATACTAATGGTTTGCCTGGGTAACATCTGCCGGTCCCCCCTGGCAGAAGGTATTTTGAAAAACAAACTCCTCGAACGGGGCCTCGACTGGACGGTGGACTCCGCCGGCACCGGCTTCTGGCACATCGGCGAACCACCCGACCCCCGGTCGGTGAGCACCGCCAAAAAGTACGGCCTGGATATATCCAGGCAGCGCGCGAGGCAAATCCGACCGGCCGACCTGAAAGAATACGACCTCATCCTCGCCATGGACAGCTCCAACTACCAGGATATCCTCCGCCTCGCGGATAACGGCCAGCAGAAGAGCAAAGTAGAAATGATCCTCAACTACGTCGACCCCGGCAGCAACCGCAACGTCCCCGACCCTTACTGGAATGACGATGGCTTCGACCAGGTCTTCCGGATGCTGGAGGAGGCTTGCGACAAGGTGATCGAGAAGCATTTGTAG